The following proteins come from a genomic window of Triticum aestivum cultivar Chinese Spring chromosome 6A, IWGSC CS RefSeq v2.1, whole genome shotgun sequence:
- the LOC123131960 gene encoding protein LPA2, with product MATASGSSSLSAASFLSPAPSRPRPLFRALAASGSGGGKKKAGKSKSSSSSKGKGKEKALEPPPDVTVRRAPAGSASVFEQQRTKAGFNPGGRGNRFTEDEVRQRQATESAFLFAWLGLGGIILFQGLALAASGFLPTEWDSFLVKYLYPSFTPTVLLFLGGTTGYGVFKYFEGEKSKD from the exons atggccacggcctccggctcctcctccctctccgccgcGTCCTTCCTCTCCCCAGCCCCGTCTCGCCCCCGCCCCCTCTTCCGCGCCCTCGCGgcctcgggctcgggcggcggcaagaagaaggccggcaagtccaagagcagcagcagcagcaagggcaagggcaaggagaAGGCGCTGGAGCCGCCGCCTGACGTGACGGTCCGCCGCGCGCCGGCCGGGAGCGCGTCGGTGTTCGAGCAGCAGCGGACGAAGGCGGGGTTCAACCCCGGCGGCCGCGGGAATCGGTTCACGGAGGACGAGGTCCGGCAGCGGCAGGCCACCGAGAGCGCCTTCCTCTTCGCCTGGCTGGGCCTCGGCGGGATCATCCTCTTCCAGGGCCTCGCGCTCGCCGCCTCCG GTTTTCTGCCCACAGAATGGGACAGTTTTTTAGTTAAGTACCTGTATCCGTCGTTCACCCCGACAGTACTCTTGTTCCTCGGGGGTACGACTGGATATGGCGTCTTCAAGTACTTTGAAGGCGAAAAAAGCAAAGACTAG
- the LOC123130251 gene encoding BTB/POZ and MATH domain-containing protein 2-like — translation MAFAGVSLIADGKLCASTKSTINSGADSGYHLIVVEGYLRTKETTPNGEWIKSRPFIVGGRRWTIDYHPNGFDEDYEEFISVFLVLEDDTGPSVRVQCAFSFIDQPELRVPKHIRQSEPFYLDGSFDGQFDFMKKEADLPSHLGDLLLSKEGADVTFEVDGKEFAAHRWMLAARSTVFKAQLFGTMNVDNATSSVVKIDDIKANVFLDLLTFIYTDGMPEFKRDNGDETDDTEEDDMKKDWLLQLLEAAERYGLQSLKSVCEEKLTELICKDTVADIIVVAERNRCLWLKHSCLEFVKTSTNLHTVFTADGLEQIIRTCSPSVLKELLSKFAS, via the exons ATGGCGTTTGCTGGCGTATCTCTCATTGCTGACGGCAAGCTGTGCGCCTCCACCAAGTCGACCATCAACTCCGGTGCAGATAGTGGGTACCACTTGATCGTTGTCGAAGGTTACTTGCGCACCAAAGAGACAACTCCCAACGGCGAATGGATCAAGTCTCGTCCTTTCATTGTTGGAGGCCGTCGCTGGACCATCGACTACCACCCTAATGGTTTTGACGAGGATTATGAAGAATTTATATCGGTTTTCCTTGTCCTTGAAGACGATACCGGGCCGAGCGTTAGGGTTCAGTGTGCCTTCAGTTTCATTGACCAGCCCGAGTTACGGGTGCCAAAGCACATCCGCCAAAGCGAACCTTTTTACTTGGATGGTTCTTTTGATGGCCAGTTTGATTTCATGAAAAAGGAG GCCGACTTACCAAGCCATCTTGGCGATCTCCTCCTGAGCAAGGAGGGTGCTGACGTCACGTTTGAGGTTGACGGCAAGGAGTTCGCTGCGCACCGGTGGATGCTTGCAGCCCGATCTACCGTCTTCAAGGCACAGCTCTTTGGCACCATGAATGTGGACAATGCTACGTCCAGTGTTGTCAAGATAGACGACATCAAAGCAAACGTATTCCTGGACTTGCTTACTTTCATCTACACCGATGGAATGCCTGAATTCAAGCGTGACAATGGCGATGAGACTGATGACACCGAAGAGGATGACATGAAAAAAGACTGGCTGCTACAGCTCCTTGAAGCTGCAGAAAGATATGGTCTCCAAAGCCTCAAGTCAGTCTGTGAAGAGAAGTTGACCGAATTGATTTGCAAGGACACGGTGGCAGACATCATTGTCGTGGCTGAGCGGAACCggtgcctctggttgaagcattccTGCTTGGAGTTCGTCAAAACTAGCACAAATTTGCACACGGTTTTCACGGCTGATGGGCTGGAGCAAATAATCAGGACCTGCAGCCCCTCCGTTCTCAAGGAGCTTCTCTCCAAGTTTGCTTCCTGA